The following proteins are co-located in the Paenibacillus sp. JNUCC32 genome:
- a CDS encoding DUF6508 domain-containing protein gives MPYDSDLTASDVERLLPYLEYFQNPGSVFCHDVNGYRCESKEIGSFRKALDDVGFLIVFNWSEWLAENEAYRDLDNPVGSSIRSADLVTLRKLMTSYVRGDRFNEGLFLSVCMKGYVAEILLRLRELKGSL, from the coding sequence ATGCCGTATGACTCAGACTTAACTGCTTCAGATGTGGAGCGGTTGCTCCCATACCTCGAATATTTCCAAAATCCCGGGTCCGTTTTTTGCCATGACGTTAATGGATATCGATGTGAAAGCAAAGAAATCGGAAGTTTTCGTAAAGCGTTGGATGACGTCGGCTTCCTCATAGTATTTAACTGGAGCGAATGGTTAGCGGAGAATGAGGCTTATCGAGATTTAGATAACCCTGTGGGGAGCAGCATTCGCAGCGCCGATCTGGTAACCCTTAGAAAATTGATGACCAGTTATGTTCGCGGTGACCGATTCAATGAAGGGTTATTCCTCAGCGTATGCATGAAAGGATATGTTGCTGAAATTTTATTGCGACTGAGAGAGTTGAAGGGCTCGTTATAA